Proteins encoded in a region of the Pieris brassicae chromosome 3, ilPieBrab1.1, whole genome shotgun sequence genome:
- the LOC123707654 gene encoding mast cell protease 1A-like, with amino-acid sequence MTIYIHLWTFVSVFKAVKNDMEGFVVGGEYAQIAQYPHSVFLDIYCGDSYICGGSLVTNQLVLTAAHCLSSCQSVRRDHIIIKYGHEVIDRMRTQSVRKFVKHRHYNDDTLVFDIAMVMARNAMQLGRFVKRVALMSKYPKQPSAGYIAGWGVINSEQEESVVLKATVQKFQPNNVCSLLGRLPVGTYCAGPITGRGAPDQGDSGSAFVIQGYIQIGIVSYKNPRYSLVVYTNTTYHYDWILRTAKRLNCN; translated from the exons ATGACAATTTACATTCACTTGTGGACTTTTGTATCTGTGTTTAAGGCTGTCAAAAATGACATGGAAGGCTTCGTTGTTGGTGGTGAATATGCCCAAATAGCACAGTATCCGCATTCAGTGTTTCTAGATATTTATTGTGGGGATTCTTACATTTGTGGAGGTTCTTTGGTCACGAATCAACTGGTCTTGACAGCAGCGCATTGTCTTTCATCGTGCCAATCCGTTCGAAGAGaccatattattataaagtatggGCATGAAGTTATAGATAGAATGAGAACACAATCAGTGAGGAAGTTTGTTAAACATAGGCACTATAATGATGACACCCTGGTATTTGATATAGCTATGGTGATGGCGAGGAATGCCATGCAACTCGGAAGATTTGTGAAGCGAGTGGCTTTGATGTCGAAATATCCGAAGCAGCCGTCAGCTGGCTACATTGCTGGATGGGGTGTTATTAAT TCAGAACAAGAAGAATCTGTTGTCCTGAAGGCAACAGTTCAAAAGTTTCAGCCAAATAATGTATGCAGCCTCTTAGGACGTCTACCAGTTGGTACATATTGTGCTGGACCTATAACAGGCAGGGGAGCTCCTGATCA GGGTGATTCCGGAAGTGCATTCGTGATTCAAGGGTATATTCAAATTGGTATAGTATCCTACAAGAATCCGCGATACAGCCTAGTGGTGTATACTAATACAACCTACCATTATGATTGGATATTGAGAACTGCCAAAAGGTTGAATTGCAATTAA